GGGAGCACAGGGCCATCTGCTGTCTTTCTGACCGGGTTCGAGGGGTGAACCAACGGAGTGGAGACAGGGGATGAAGTCACCATCATCACCAAGAACTTCGAGTACCTTATTGGATACACGAGTCATGGTGTGCATGTTCACAACTACGTAGGGGGAGTCTGTGATCTCAATACCGACCTTGGCAATGGGAGAACCACCGGGACCCATTGAGAACGGAATAACATACATGGGACGGCCTTTCATACAACCAGTGTATTTACCGACCATTATTTTTTTCAGTTCAACAGGATCGATCCAGTTGTTGGTGGGTCCTGCATTTTCTTCTTTGACTGATGCGATGTAGGTTCTGCCTTCTACACGGGCAACATCCGAGGGGTCTGAGTTGAAAGCATAGCTGTTGGGACGAAGTTTCTCGTTCAGCTTGATGGCCATTCCGGTTCCGACCATTTCCGCCATCAGGCGATCGTATTCTTCTGTTGAACCGTCACACCAGATGACCTGGTCGGGGGTTGTCATTGCGGCAATTTCGTTAACCCAGGCAATGAGTTTTTTGTTTTTTGTAGGAACTGACATTCTCTATTCTCCTTAGAATATTTACTATTATGATATTTATATATAAAAAACCCGAAGTACATCATTCTGATATAGTCCGGGCCACTATCCTTAAGAATCCCTGCCTGAAAAGGCAGTTATTAATTAGTATTGTTGCTTATTTGATAACCGGTTGAGTACTGACTGATGATAGAATCACCCTTCTCCTTCCTCCGATTATTATCTGTACCATATAGATTCTTTCAATTCATTTCAAGTAATTATAGGACATTACTATGCATTTATTCAAATCTTATTGAAACTCCTGCCCCTGTAAGAATATAATTAAGAATTTAATCCCTAAAAATTGAGGTTCAATATATGACAAAAGGCCAAATGGAAGAACAAATCTGTAAAGCCCTGATCCATTTTGAAAAGGAATACATGGGACGGGGTCCGCTGGAAGCGAAAAGCTACATTATCGACGACATGGTCGTACTCAGAATGAAGGGAGTTCTTACTCCCGCAGAAAACAAACTGGCCAGTTCTCAGGAAATTGATAATGGACGGGCTCAGATCAAACAGATGCGCCGGACCCTCATTGAAAACGGAAGGACCCTTCTTGAATCGGTCCTGCAGGACATTCTGAAGGTCGGGATCATCAGTATGCATTCCGATCTGAGTACAAAAACCGGAGAGAGGATCATCATCTTTACGCTGGAATCGGCCCCTGATCTGACCTAAACTGTATTTTGTATTTTCTTTGTGAGCAGATTTATCCACACCTATATATTACTATATTTGTATTGATTATTCCTGCATCCCACGATCAATA
The nucleotide sequence above comes from Oceanispirochaeta sp.. Encoded proteins:
- a CDS encoding DUF2294 domain-containing protein, with amino-acid sequence MTKGQMEEQICKALIHFEKEYMGRGPLEAKSYIIDDMVVLRMKGVLTPAENKLASSQEIDNGRAQIKQMRRTLIENGRTLLESVLQDILKVGIISMHSDLSTKTGERIIIFTLESAPDLT